In Stieleria varia, one genomic interval encodes:
- a CDS encoding SRPBCC family protein, whose protein sequence is MTDSSSTVRLHRVLRAPAERVYRAFLEPDALIRWLPPYGFLGTIDRMDARVGGSYHMTFTNFENGHHHSFESKFVELVPYQRIRMADTFDDPDWAAEMTKTIALRTVSCGTEMEILHEGLPAFIPAEMCYLGWQESLLQLAHLVEHEIPGDAETPS, encoded by the coding sequence ATGACTGATTCGTCAAGCACCGTCCGCCTGCATCGCGTGCTGCGAGCCCCTGCCGAACGCGTCTACAGGGCATTTCTCGAACCTGATGCCCTGATTCGGTGGCTGCCGCCGTACGGTTTTCTGGGAACCATTGACCGAATGGACGCCCGAGTGGGCGGCAGTTACCACATGACATTCACTAACTTTGAGAACGGCCATCACCACAGCTTTGAAAGTAAGTTCGTCGAGCTCGTCCCCTATCAACGCATTCGTATGGCCGACACATTCGATGACCCGGATTGGGCGGCTGAAATGACCAAGACGATTGCCTTGCGAACGGTCAGCTGCGGCACCGAGATGGAGATTCTGCACGAAGGACTCCCAGCGTTCATCCCCGCTGAAATGTGCTATCTCGGCTGGCAAGAGTCACTCTTGCAATTGGCACATCTTGTCGAACACGAGATTCCGGGCGATGCAGAAACGCCGTCCTGA
- a CDS encoding ArsR/SmtB family transcription factor yields MATKTTTKKRGDSAAGKPRGTVHDFAQAAECLKTLAHPVRLRVVQLLLHGRYTVGELAADCEIQDHVASEHLRLLQRCGFLSSEREGRRVYYQIAEPHLEKLMACIEGRFLATPEKRHK; encoded by the coding sequence ATGGCGACGAAAACGACCACCAAGAAACGCGGTGATTCGGCGGCGGGCAAGCCGCGGGGGACCGTCCACGATTTTGCTCAAGCGGCGGAGTGTCTGAAAACGCTGGCGCACCCGGTGCGGCTTCGTGTCGTTCAACTTCTGCTCCACGGACGCTACACCGTCGGCGAACTGGCTGCCGATTGCGAAATCCAAGACCATGTAGCTTCGGAGCACCTCCGACTGCTGCAGCGCTGCGGGTTTCTGTCCAGTGAACGCGAAGGCCGCCGTGTTTATTACCAAATCGCTGAACCGCATCTAGAGAAGCTGATGGCGTGTATCGAGGGCCGCTTCCTGGCGACCCCCGAGAAACGTCACAAATAA
- a CDS encoding FAD-dependent oxidoreductase → MNTKNVVLLGIGHTNAHVVKQWASDPIPGCTLTCISKFPTATYSGMLPGTLGWQFSDDEMRIDLAALAANAGASLILADTNGLDLESGMIRFSDHEPIPFDVLSIGVGSMPAGWREHADSPLLVPIKPMQNFLQRLNTHLESVTRQKREHAKVAIVGGGVASVEIAFCLQQQCGKRDFQCELEIEIFTSSQRVAEGMKPRSVDRIERLLRKRGITVRSGMRVTDVGESDLTTADGTRHAVDCVIWATGAAAPPVLEHLGLQSDERGFVATRDTLQSLSDPRIFAVGDSGTIIESPSPKAGVYAVRQCPILWGNLRAFLSNASLQRFTPQKDFLKLLNTGDGKALLEYGPLTFHAGWCWHLKTWIDKRFIGEFQINEALNNAEQRAES, encoded by the coding sequence GTGAACACAAAGAATGTCGTGCTGTTGGGGATCGGCCACACGAATGCTCACGTGGTCAAGCAGTGGGCCAGCGATCCGATTCCTGGTTGCACGTTGACCTGCATCAGCAAGTTCCCCACCGCAACGTACTCCGGCATGCTGCCCGGTACCCTTGGCTGGCAATTCAGCGACGACGAGATGCGGATCGACTTGGCGGCGCTGGCGGCCAACGCCGGGGCATCATTGATCTTAGCCGACACCAACGGGCTCGATCTGGAGTCGGGCATGATCCGCTTTTCGGATCACGAGCCGATTCCCTTTGACGTGTTGTCGATCGGGGTGGGATCGATGCCGGCCGGCTGGCGAGAACACGCCGATTCGCCCTTGCTGGTTCCGATCAAGCCCATGCAGAACTTTTTGCAACGACTGAATACGCATCTGGAGTCCGTCACGCGACAGAAACGCGAACACGCCAAGGTCGCGATCGTCGGCGGAGGCGTAGCGAGTGTGGAGATCGCGTTCTGTTTGCAGCAACAGTGTGGCAAGCGAGATTTTCAGTGTGAGTTGGAGATCGAGATCTTCACCAGTAGCCAGCGTGTTGCTGAAGGCATGAAGCCACGCAGCGTGGACCGTATCGAGCGGTTGTTGCGAAAACGGGGCATCACTGTTCGGTCGGGCATGCGGGTGACGGACGTCGGCGAAAGCGATTTGACCACCGCCGATGGCACGCGGCATGCAGTGGACTGCGTGATCTGGGCCACCGGCGCTGCTGCTCCGCCGGTACTGGAGCACCTTGGGCTGCAAAGCGACGAACGCGGATTCGTTGCAACGCGTGACACGCTGCAATCGCTTTCGGATCCACGCATCTTTGCCGTGGGCGATTCGGGAACGATCATCGAATCGCCGTCGCCTAAGGCAGGTGTGTACGCCGTGCGTCAGTGTCCCATCCTCTGGGGCAACTTGCGTGCGTTTTTGTCAAACGCTTCGCTGCAAAGGTTCACGCCACAGAAGGACTTTCTGAAACTGCTCAACACCGGCGATGGAAAGGCGTTACTGGAGTACGGACCGTTGACGTTTCACGCAGGCTGGTGCTGGCACTTGAAGACATGGATCGACAAACGGTTTATCGGCGAGTTTCAAATCAATGAAGCTCTCAACAATGCGGAACAAAGGGCAGAGTCATGA
- a CDS encoding rhodanese-like domain-containing protein, giving the protein MQTIDVKQLSEKRSGGEIDLIDVRMPTEFREVHAECARSVPLESLDPAAVMASRNGNAGHPLYVICRSGNRSSQACQKFLDAGFENVVNVEGGTMAWEKAGLPVVRGKKSLPLMQQVQITAGFLVVLGVALSLLHPYFIGLSAFVGAGLMFAGITGLCPMASFIAKMPWNQCSDGGSCCSTT; this is encoded by the coding sequence ATGCAAACCATTGATGTCAAACAGTTGTCCGAGAAACGCAGCGGCGGCGAGATCGATTTGATCGATGTCCGCATGCCGACCGAGTTCCGAGAAGTGCACGCGGAGTGCGCTCGCAGTGTTCCGCTGGAGTCACTCGATCCGGCGGCGGTGATGGCGTCACGCAACGGAAACGCCGGCCATCCGCTGTATGTGATCTGCCGCAGCGGCAATCGTTCCAGCCAAGCTTGCCAAAAGTTCCTTGACGCCGGATTTGAAAACGTCGTCAACGTCGAAGGCGGCACGATGGCCTGGGAGAAAGCGGGCCTGCCGGTGGTGCGTGGCAAGAAGTCGCTGCCATTGATGCAGCAAGTTCAAATCACGGCGGGATTCTTGGTCGTGCTCGGTGTCGCGCTAAGTTTATTGCATCCCTATTTCATCGGGCTGTCGGCATTCGTGGGCGCAGGACTGATGTTTGCCGGAATCACCGGTTTATGTCCGATGGCATCCTTCATCGCCAAGATGCCTTGGAATCAATGCAGCGACGGCGGCAGTTGTTGCAGTACCACCTAG
- a CDS encoding efflux RND transporter periplasmic adaptor subunit, with amino-acid sequence MKGKQAALKWLRGLSKLGVVIVSMGVLIITIAWLSGMFEDKIQPGWNQSDGLRLTGQATDVVHEVEKSYVEEAIGTLKASSRTIVSSKLLSSIEEITVVAGDEVETGQVLVRMDDKEYQSRLAQAKRALEAATANREQAEKQFSRVQQLQRQNAASRSDFDNASRDVQVTVAEEARAMQAVREAEVMLSYATINAAKSGRIVDRSAEPGDIAQPGQPILTLYDANSLRLEAPVMEHLAVKLKSGDELDVFVDALNRQFKATVDEIVPQADAPSRSFLVKASLPKSDDLYEGMFGRLLIPSGERRHLCLNTDAIVRIGQLEFVDVVLPDQTIERRMIKSGSLGMPGRQEVLSGVDVGEQVVLHTANQSSSTVKDGEKDGKDE; translated from the coding sequence ATGAAGGGTAAGCAAGCCGCACTGAAATGGTTGCGTGGCCTATCAAAGCTGGGCGTCGTGATCGTATCGATGGGCGTGTTGATCATCACGATCGCATGGTTGTCGGGGATGTTCGAGGACAAGATCCAGCCGGGCTGGAATCAGTCTGATGGACTGCGTCTGACCGGCCAAGCGACCGATGTGGTGCATGAGGTGGAGAAGTCGTATGTCGAGGAGGCGATCGGCACGCTCAAGGCATCCAGTCGCACGATCGTTTCGTCCAAGTTGCTCTCGTCGATCGAAGAAATCACCGTCGTCGCGGGAGACGAGGTCGAGACCGGGCAGGTGTTGGTTCGCATGGACGACAAGGAATACCAGAGCAGGTTGGCGCAAGCCAAGCGTGCCTTGGAGGCTGCCACGGCCAACCGTGAACAAGCCGAGAAGCAGTTCTCGCGGGTCCAGCAGTTGCAGCGTCAGAATGCTGCGTCGCGATCGGATTTCGACAACGCCAGTCGAGATGTGCAAGTGACGGTGGCAGAAGAGGCCCGGGCGATGCAAGCGGTTCGCGAAGCGGAGGTCATGCTTTCCTACGCGACGATCAATGCCGCCAAGAGTGGCAGGATCGTCGATCGCAGCGCCGAACCGGGCGACATCGCGCAACCGGGACAGCCGATCCTGACGCTTTACGATGCCAATTCTCTGCGTCTGGAGGCTCCCGTGATGGAACATTTGGCAGTGAAGTTGAAGTCGGGTGACGAGTTGGACGTTTTCGTTGACGCGTTGAATCGTCAGTTCAAGGCAACCGTCGACGAGATCGTCCCGCAAGCCGACGCGCCGAGCCGATCGTTTCTCGTCAAAGCCAGTTTGCCCAAGTCCGACGACTTGTACGAAGGCATGTTTGGGCGTTTGCTGATTCCCTCCGGTGAGCGTCGGCACCTGTGTCTCAACACGGATGCCATCGTCCGAATCGGACAGTTGGAGTTTGTCGACGTCGTCTTGCCCGATCAAACAATCGAGCGACGAATGATCAAGAGCGGCAGCCTGGGCATGCCCGGACGCCAAGAAGTGCTCAGTGGAGTGGATGTCGGCGAGCAAGTGGTATTGCATACCGCGAATCAGTCCAGCAGCACGGTCAAGGATGGCGAAAAGGACGGCAAAGATGAGTGA
- a CDS encoding VOC family protein translates to MSKMIFVNLPVADLKSSMAFYEALGFENNPRFTDETAACMVWSEAIHVMLLTHDKWRTFTSRPIPPKSSSEVMLALSCDDRATVDKLNELAATHGGIADINPKQDLGFMYNRNLADLDGHIWEMFWMDMSAMPTE, encoded by the coding sequence ATGTCCAAAATGATCTTTGTTAATTTGCCAGTCGCCGACCTGAAATCTTCAATGGCGTTTTACGAGGCACTTGGCTTTGAGAACAACCCTCGCTTCACTGATGAAACGGCAGCATGCATGGTTTGGAGCGAAGCCATTCATGTGATGCTACTGACTCACGACAAGTGGCGTACATTCACCAGTCGCCCGATCCCGCCGAAATCATCGAGTGAGGTCATGCTGGCTCTGTCCTGCGATGATCGCGCAACGGTTGACAAATTGAACGAGTTGGCGGCAACGCATGGTGGCATTGCCGATATCAATCCAAAGCAAGATCTTGGTTTCATGTACAACCGCAACCTGGCTGACTTGGACGGCCACATCTGGGAGATGTTCTGGATGGACATGTCGGCTATGCCCACTGAGTAG
- a CDS encoding YciI family protein, with product MKYILLIYSEEGVWPPDELEVAREESVQLCHELDKQGHYLGAAPLHPASTATCVRVRDGQRTVSDGPYAETKEQLAGYFLIDVANLDEAIAVAASIPGTKRGTTEIRSIVELPGMP from the coding sequence ATGAAGTACATTTTATTGATTTACTCCGAAGAGGGAGTGTGGCCGCCGGACGAGTTGGAAGTCGCTCGCGAAGAGTCAGTGCAGCTGTGTCACGAATTGGACAAACAAGGCCACTATTTAGGTGCAGCGCCGTTGCATCCTGCTTCCACAGCGACCTGCGTTCGAGTTCGCGACGGACAACGAACAGTGTCTGACGGACCGTACGCGGAAACGAAGGAACAATTGGCCGGATATTTTTTGATCGACGTTGCCAATCTCGACGAAGCGATCGCGGTGGCGGCCAGCATCCCCGGTACCAAACGAGGAACGACGGAGATTCGCAGCATCGTCGAATTGCCCGGCATGCCATAG
- a CDS encoding rhodanese-like domain-containing protein, producing the protein MKTSSLLVVLIAIGCLNGVTANAQFGGLFGRGPKIETIETAELSKMLAQQRRVADAAREAGQPTPEADFVLVDVRTDKEVSVSIIPGAITKSQFEKNQAKYRGKLVIPYCTVGGRSGSYASQLAGKGVKVRNYKGSILKWVDAELPLVTLQGQPTNRVHTYSDRYRVPAKYEQVTQ; encoded by the coding sequence ATGAAAACAAGTTCCTTGTTGGTGGTTTTGATTGCGATTGGATGTTTGAATGGTGTTACCGCCAACGCGCAATTTGGAGGGCTTTTCGGGCGTGGCCCCAAGATTGAAACCATCGAGACCGCTGAGCTGAGCAAGATGCTTGCTCAGCAGCGCCGAGTCGCAGATGCGGCCAGAGAGGCCGGTCAACCAACGCCCGAGGCAGACTTTGTCCTGGTCGACGTTCGCACGGACAAGGAGGTGAGCGTATCGATCATTCCGGGTGCGATCACTAAGTCTCAATTTGAGAAAAACCAAGCCAAGTATCGAGGCAAGCTGGTCATCCCTTACTGCACCGTCGGCGGTCGCAGCGGCAGCTATGCCAGCCAGCTAGCGGGCAAGGGTGTGAAGGTCAGGAACTACAAGGGTAGCATCCTGAAGTGGGTCGACGCCGAGTTACCACTGGTCACACTGCAAGGCCAGCCCACCAACCGCGTGCACACGTACAGTGATCGTTACCGTGTCCCGGCGAAGTACGAACAGGTCACACAGTAG